CCGGCCATTCTGCGGACGATGCTTTCTGCGGCCACCGCCGACAGCGCTGCCGCCTCGCTTTCCTCGATGGCCATTTATATCCTTATGGCGGCCATTCTGGTCTGGAAACCCCGGGGCCTCTTCCCGGCGCACGGGTGAGTAAATGATGACCAGAAGACAGCTCATCCTCTGTTGCGGGGCACTTATCCTTCTCCTTCTGCCGCCGGCGGCCCATTTGGCCGGCAGCCCCTACGTGATCTCCCTTGCCAGCCGCATCGTCATCTACGCCCTGGCGGCGGCGAGCCTTGACCTCTTGCTCGGCTACGGGGCGATGATCAGTCTTGGCCATGCCGCCTTTGTCGGCATCGGCGCCTATACCGTCGGTATCCTGCATTTCCACGCCGCCGCAGCCGAGCCGCTTGTTACCTGGCCGTTCCTTTTTGCCGGCAGCACCAGTGGCCTCGTCGTCCTGCCGCTTGCGGCCTTGATGGCGGCCCTGGCCGCCTTGATCATCGGGGCGCTCAGCCTGCGCACCACCGGCCTGCACTTTATCATGATCACCCTTGCCTTTGCCCAGATGCTCTACTACTTCTTCATATCCTTGGAGAAATACGGCGGCGACGATGGTCTGTCGCTTGCGGCGCGGAGCAGCCTGCCCGGCCTTTCCCTTGGTAACGGCAGTCAGTTTTATTATCTTTGTCTGGCGGCCCTCGTGCTCTTCCTGTTTTTTTCCCAGAAGCTGGTGAACTCCCGGTTCGGCCTGGTGGTGCGGGGGGCGGGCAACAACGACCGGCGCATCAAGGGCCTCGGCATCCATTCCTATTGGTATAAGCTTGTCACCTTTGTCATCGCAGGTAGCAGCGCCGGTCTTGCCGGTGCTCTGCTCGCCAACCAGACCGAGTTCGTCTCTCCCGGTCTGATGCATTGGACCCTGTCCGGGGAGCTGATGGTCATGGTCCTCCTCGGTGGCCTGGGCAGCCTGTTCGGACCGGTCCTCGGCGCCGCGGTCTTCCTTCTCCTGGAGGAAACCCTGGCCATGTATACCGAACACTGGATGGTGTATATGGGGCCTTTTCTCGTGATTACGGTCATTTTCGCCAAGCGCGGGCTCTTTGGCTTTCTTGTCGGGGAGAAAGAAAGAAATGACTGATACCCTGCTTGAGGTCAACGGACTGTACAAGTCGTTTGGGGCCCTTCTCGCCACCAACAACCTGTCCTTGTCCATAGCCCGCGGCCATATCCATGCCCTCATCGGCCCGAACGGCGCCGGCAAGACGACGGTGGTCAACCAGTTGAGCGGCGACCTGCGGCCGGACAGCGGCAGCATTCATTTTCGTGGCCGGGACATCACCCGCCTGCAGACGTATAAACGGGCCCGGCTGGGCATCGCCCGGTCCTTCCAGATCACCCATATCTTTGAAAACCTTACTGTCGCTGAAAACATGGGCCTTGCTATCTGCGCCGGTCGCGGCCATAACTTCCGCTTCTTGCGCAACTGGCGGGGTGATGCGGCAATCAAGAACGAACTGCAGGAGGCCCTCCACCGGGTCGATCTCCTCCACCGCTCCGAACTTGCCGCCCGTCATCTGTCGCACGGCGAAAAGCGGCAGCTGGAGGTCGGCATGGCCCTCATCGGCCAGCCGGAACTGCTCATCCTCGATGAACCGATGGCAGGCCTTGGCCCTGGAGGAACGGTGGAGCTTGCCAAGCTGATCCGCAAACAAAAGGGCCAGGTGACGATCTTGCTCGTCGAGCATGATATGGATGTGGTCTTCTCCCTTGCCGATCAGGTGACGGTCCTCGTCTACGGCGAGAATGTCGCCACCGGCAGCCCCGATGAAATCAGGAATAACCCGGTGGTTCGCACCGCCTATCTGGGGGAGGGGGACTGATGCTGGTGGTCGAACAAATCGAAACCTGCTACGGTGCAAGCCAGGCACTTTTCGGCGTCTCCCTGCGCATTGACGAGGGCGAGGTGGTGACCCTCCTTGGCCGCAACGGCATGGGCAAGAGTACGACGGTGCGGTCGATCCTTGGCCTCAGCCCGGTTTCCGCCGGCAGGATCAGCTATTTAGGCCGTTCTATCGAGGCCCTGCAGAGTTACCAGATAGCCCGGCTGGGCATTGGCCTGGTGCCGGAGGGGCGGCAGATCTTTCCCAACCTTACCGTGCGCGAGAACCTCGTTGCCACCGCCGCCAACAGCCGCAAGGCGCCGCAAGCCTTCGACCTGCCGACCGTCATGGCCATCTTCCCCCGGCTTGCCGAGAGGATGGGCCACTACGGCAACGAGCTATCGGGTGGCGAGCAGCAGATGCTGGCCATCGGCAGGGCCCTCATGATCAACCCCGGCCTGCTCATCCTTGATGAGGCGACCGAGGGCCTTGCCCCTCTCATTCGCAAGGAGATCTGGCTGGCCTTGAATACCCTCAAGGAACGCGGCCTGGCCATCCTCGTCATCGATAAAAACATCACGGCCCTGATGGCCATCGCCGAGAGGCATTACATCATGGAAAAGGGACGAATCGTCTGGGACGGTACCAGCGAAGAATTACAGGCCAGGCCGGAACTGCGCTCCCGCTATCTCGGGATCGACTGTTGAAACGAAGGGCAATTTTTCTAGTAACAAGGTGAAACTATGCATATTCTCGTAACCGGAGGGGCGGGGTATATCGGCAGCCACACCTGTCTTGCCCTGCTCGAATGTGGGTATCAGGTGACGGTCGTCGACAATCTGTCGAATGCCAGCCAGGAGTCGCTTCGCCGGGTCGAGGAACTGACCGGCAAGGGCCTGGCCTTTTTCCAGGTCGATCTGCTCGACAAGGAAGGGCTTGCCGGGGTGTTCGCCGGCTGCGACGGCAAGGTTGATGCGGTCATCCATTTTGCCGGCAAGAAGGCGGTCGGCGAGTCGGTCGAAAAGCCCCTGCTCTACTACAGCAACAATATCACCGGCAGCCTTACCCTCTGCGAGGTCATGGCCGCCCAAGGGGTGAAGAATATCATCTTCAGCTCGTCCGCCACCGTCTACGGCGATCCGGCCAGGGTGCCTATCACCGAGGACTTCCCGCTGTCCTGCGCCAGTCCCTATGGGCGGACCAAGCTGATGGTCGAGGAGATTCTCCGCGATATCCAGCATGCCGACCCGGAGTGGAACGTCTGCCTGCTCCGCTATTTTAACCCGGTGGGCGCCCACAAAAGCGGCCGCATCGGTGAGGACCCGGACGGCATCCCCAATAATCTCGTGCCCTATATCGCCCAGGTGGCGGTAGGCAAACTCGCCGAACTTTCGGTCTTCGGCAGCGATTATCCGACCGTCGACGGCACCGGGGTGCGCGATTATATCCACGTCGTTGATCTGGCAGAGGGGCATGTCAAGGCCCTCGATAAGCTGATGGAGCGGCCCGGAGTGGTGGTCTACAACCTCGGCACCGGCCGGGGCTACAGCGTTCTTGAGATGGTCCGGGCCTTTGCCAAGGCCTGCGGCCGGGAGATTCCCTACCGCATTGCCGGCCGCCGGCCCGGTGACATCGCCACCTGCTATGCCGATCCCGCCAAGGCCCTACGGGAACTCGGTTGGCAGGCCAGATTCGGTCTGGCGGAGATGTGCCAGGATACCTGGCGCTGGCAGAAGAATAATCCGCAAGGGTATTAATGCCGTACTCCTGGGCTATCAAACTGGCAATGGAAATCTCCGCTTGGTTCTGTACGATAGTACTGTGGTATCAAGCCAAAGTGTTGCCAGTGAGCGCCATGTCGGCGCCGGTAAAGGATTTGCCGTGTACCTATCTTTTACTTGCGAAAAACTTATATTATAAGTTAAAATTATAAGCATTCAGCAAATCGAATGGAAAAATATAGCCCTCCGGCAGCTTCGGAAAATCAAGAGTAAAGAAGACCGCGACGATATCTATGAAGCTGTCGGCAAGCTGGCCCTGTTTCCCGATTGCGACAACATCAAGTAAATTGTGAATTCGGATAACCTCTACCGTTTACGGGTGAAAAACTGGAGAGTGATCTTCTCCAGTCGGCTTGAAATAATCACTATAGAAGAGGTTAAAAGGCGAAATGAGCGCACATACAGATAAGGTTCAGATAATCAAACAGAACGGCGTACCGGCTTTTGCCGTTATCCCCTATGCGGACTATCTGGCCCTGACCGGTCAAGGTGACGCCGACGAGGCGACAATTCCTCACGAAGTTGTCGGCCTGGCCATAAAGAACGGCTGGAACCTGGTCAAGGCCTGGCGCAAGCACTTAGGCATCAGCCAGAAGGAGCTTGCCGCCAGGGCCGGAGTGAGCCAGCCAGCCCTCTCGCAGATGGAGAACAGTGACAACCCGCGCAGCACCACTCTTGAAAAACTGGCCGAGGCAATGGGTTTGAGTGTACATCAACTGACCGATTGAAGAGGAGATCGGCGTCCTGATCTAATAGCTCGATTTCTAAACTGCGACTAATGTCCCCATCGACTTCCTTGGGGAATACTTTCCACTTCATTCCCCCAGTATCATCTTAAATATCTACAATCATAGATAGTATCTTTCAGGAAAAGGTAGTTTTGAGGTATCTGGTTGGATACCCTCTGCTGGGAAAGGAATTTTCAGGAAGCACCAGCAATGCGATTATGTGCCTCCTCATCAGGCAGCAGATCCAAGGGACTGGCAACCGGATTACGCATATCTTTTACCACGTGGGTGTAGATCATCGTCGTTTCCACCTTCGAGTGGCCGAGATAGTCCTGGATCTGCCGCAGATCAACACCGTTCAGGAGCAGGTGTGTGGCGAAGGAGTGGCGCAGGGTATGGACGGAGGCGTGTTTGTGAATTCCTGCCTTGTGCAGGGCACCTTTGACGGCACGCTGCAGGGCACTGTCACTCACATGATACCGGCGGACCAAGTTGTTCTCCCGGTCGATGGAGCGAACGGCTGAAGGGAAGAGATACTGCCAGGCTTTCTCGATCGATGCGCCCGGATATTTGCGCGCCAAGGCCTTCGGCAGATAGACTGAGCCGAAGCCGTCGGCGAGGTCTCGGTCATGCAGGGCGAACACGCGACGGATATGCTCCTGAAGCTGGCCATTCAGTGACTTCGGCAGCAGCGTAGTACGATCCTTGCCACCCTTCCCGTCACGGACAAAAACCAGCTGCTGATCGAAATCGATATCCTTGATTCGCAGACGGCAGCACTCGTTGACCCTGAGACCTCCACCATAGATAATTTTTAACATCAGACCAATCGTGCCTTCAATATTCCGCAGCAATCTGCCGGTCTCTTCAATCGATAAGACCACAGGGAGACGCTGGCTGGTCTTTGCCCTCACCGCGTTTCTCATGTCCCCCAGATCCTTATTGAAGACCAGGCGAAAAAACTGGAGAAGACTGTTGAAGGCGAGATTCTGTGTCGATGCGGAAATATTTCGATCGACGGCAAGATGGGCGAGAAAGTCGCGGACCAGGTCGGG
This DNA window, taken from Desulforhopalus sp., encodes the following:
- a CDS encoding ABC transporter ATP-binding protein produces the protein MLVVEQIETCYGASQALFGVSLRIDEGEVVTLLGRNGMGKSTTVRSILGLSPVSAGRISYLGRSIEALQSYQIARLGIGLVPEGRQIFPNLTVRENLVATAANSRKAPQAFDLPTVMAIFPRLAERMGHYGNELSGGEQQMLAIGRALMINPGLLILDEATEGLAPLIRKEIWLALNTLKERGLAILVIDKNITALMAIAERHYIMEKGRIVWDGTSEELQARPELRSRYLGIDC
- the galE gene encoding UDP-glucose 4-epimerase GalE, with amino-acid sequence MHILVTGGAGYIGSHTCLALLECGYQVTVVDNLSNASQESLRRVEELTGKGLAFFQVDLLDKEGLAGVFAGCDGKVDAVIHFAGKKAVGESVEKPLLYYSNNITGSLTLCEVMAAQGVKNIIFSSSATVYGDPARVPITEDFPLSCASPYGRTKLMVEEILRDIQHADPEWNVCLLRYFNPVGAHKSGRIGEDPDGIPNNLVPYIAQVAVGKLAELSVFGSDYPTVDGTGVRDYIHVVDLAEGHVKALDKLMERPGVVVYNLGTGRGYSVLEMVRAFAKACGREIPYRIAGRRPGDIATCYADPAKALRELGWQARFGLAEMCQDTWRWQKNNPQGY
- a CDS encoding branched-chain amino acid ABC transporter permease, which gives rise to MMTRRQLILCCGALILLLLPPAAHLAGSPYVISLASRIVIYALAAASLDLLLGYGAMISLGHAAFVGIGAYTVGILHFHAAAAEPLVTWPFLFAGSTSGLVVLPLAALMAALAALIIGALSLRTTGLHFIMITLAFAQMLYYFFISLEKYGGDDGLSLAARSSLPGLSLGNGSQFYYLCLAALVLFLFFSQKLVNSRFGLVVRGAGNNDRRIKGLGIHSYWYKLVTFVIAGSSAGLAGALLANQTEFVSPGLMHWTLSGELMVMVLLGGLGSLFGPVLGAAVFLLLEETLAMYTEHWMVYMGPFLVITVIFAKRGLFGFLVGEKERND
- a CDS encoding helix-turn-helix domain-containing protein codes for the protein MSAHTDKVQIIKQNGVPAFAVIPYADYLALTGQGDADEATIPHEVVGLAIKNGWNLVKAWRKHLGISQKELAARAGVSQPALSQMENSDNPRSTTLEKLAEAMGLSVHQLTD
- a CDS encoding integron integrase; this translates as MNNFDEFNSTDFGKFLLESRLVQAGKEKFFVHWVRKFFEYRVQLPNMSWAEQVPLFLRELNESGSYQDWQVRQADQAVRLYFSNFLLSQSQPAGQGQDNSSTGPISQQAALQKFREGLRLRNYATRTEQTYLGWVQRYFSYCQTRTPTSEKDRTCTPDLVRDFLAHLAVDRNISASTQNLAFNSLLQFFRLVFNKDLGDMRNAVRAKTSQRLPVVLSIEETGRLLRNIEGTIGLMLKIIYGGGLRVNECCRLRIKDIDFDQQLVFVRDGKGGKDRTTLLPKSLNGQLQEHIRRVFALHDRDLADGFGSVYLPKALARKYPGASIEKAWQYLFPSAVRSIDRENNLVRRYHVSDSALQRAVKGALHKAGIHKHASVHTLRHSFATHLLLNGVDLRQIQDYLGHSKVETTMIYTHVVKDMRNPVASPLDLLPDEEAHNRIAGAS
- a CDS encoding ABC transporter ATP-binding protein: MTDTLLEVNGLYKSFGALLATNNLSLSIARGHIHALIGPNGAGKTTVVNQLSGDLRPDSGSIHFRGRDITRLQTYKRARLGIARSFQITHIFENLTVAENMGLAICAGRGHNFRFLRNWRGDAAIKNELQEALHRVDLLHRSELAARHLSHGEKRQLEVGMALIGQPELLILDEPMAGLGPGGTVELAKLIRKQKGQVTILLVEHDMDVVFSLADQVTVLVYGENVATGSPDEIRNNPVVRTAYLGEGD